The DNA sequence AGTAGTCGAGAAATTTTTTCCTTATGTCGCTTGTTTTCATGAAGGTGCCGCTTTAGCTCTCCTCCGGGGACGTACCGGTGTGGGACTCCTTCAAGACCGAGAGGGCCACGGAAGCGGGGAATCCCCGTGAGTTGAGGAACCTGAAGGCCTTTATCTCGCCTTCCCTTTCAAGGGGTACCTCGTGGCCGCCGCGTTTAAGCCACCCATCGAGCGCTCTCCTGGCGGCGCCGGTTTCCTCTTCCCCGGCCGACTCCCTTGAAAGTTCATCGATTATCTCTTGCGCTATCCCCTTTTCCCGGAGTCTCGATGTTATCTTGATGCTTCCCCAGTTACGCGACTCCCTTCTCGAGCGGGACCATTCCCGGGCAAAGGTTTTGTCGTCGAGGTAGTTCATCTCCCGGAGCCACAGGACGGTGTCCTCTACC is a window from the Thermodesulfobacteriota bacterium genome containing:
- a CDS encoding regulatory protein RecX; its protein translation is VEDTVLWLREMNYLDDKTFAREWSRSRRESRNWGSIKITSRLREKGIAQEIIDELSRESAGEEETGAARRALDGWLKRGGHEVPLEREGEIKAFRFLNSRGFPASVALSVLKESHTGTSPEES